In Shumkonia mesophila, the genomic stretch CTGGCGCGACGGCACCCGCTTCGAGGAGGTCTCCCTGGGCCACCCCCGACAGTGGGACCAGCGCCTGGGCATGGCCCATTACCTGAGGGAAATTCTTCCCGGTCCGGCGGCCTCGGCTTGACGGCACAGCCGGTCGGCGTCCACGGCAGACGCCGTGATCGTCACCCCGTCGGATGGGGGATGGCGCAAGGCCAGCGCCATCAGGTGGCGGGGGGTTGGATGGAACTGCCGGAATTGCCAGTCCGCGGCGTCGTCCTCCACACCCGGCTCGAACCGGATGGCCAGTGGATCCAGGGTGAAGGCGAAAGAGTCGAGGGGCTGCGCCAACCCTTTGCCGGTGGCCTTGATGTAGGCTTCCTTCAGCGTCCAGATGGACAGGAAGGCTTCGTCGGCCAAGGCGGGCGGGAATGCCTCCAATTGCGCGCATTCGGCGGGGGCGAAAAAACGCCGGGCCAAATCGCCGTTGGCCGGCCGGCGATCCAGCCATTCCACGTCGATCCCCACGTCATGTTCTTCGGTCACGACCGCCGCCGCCAGGCCGCGGGTATGGGAGAGATTGACGCGCAGGCGGGGCGACGTGACCGGCGTCAGCACCTCGGGCTTGCCGTGGGGGCCGATGGTGAATCGCCATGCCGACGGCTCGCCGCCCGCCCACGCCGACAGCAACCCGCGCGCCAAGGCGTGGGCGGCTGTATAGGACAGCCGGTCGCGGTCGAAGTGAAAGCGGCGGGCGCGGGCGCGTTCCGTGTCGTCGAGCAGGGCTTCAAGCCGTGGCCAGTCGGCGGCGGCGACGCCTTCCACTCCCAACCACCACAGCACCACAGAATCCCCAGCCACCCGCGCTCTCTCCGCTTTGCCGACCCGTCACACTGCCACTCTTATCGCTTCCGTTCGATCAGCCGTGGGCGCCGGACGCGTTCAGCGTCACGGCTGCGCGAATAAGAGCCTTCAATGCCTCCTCGTCAATCTCCTCGCCCTCGTGGAAGTCGATGGCGCGCCTGGTGTTGCCATCGAGGCTGGAATTGAAGAGGCCCGATGGGTCGTCAAGTGCGGCTCCCTTGGCAAAGGTCATCTTTACGACATTCTTGTAGGTCTCGCCGGTGCAGATCATTCCGTCGTGATACCACACCGGAACCCCTCTCCACTTCCACTCCTCGACCACCTCGGGGTCGACTTGCTTGATCAAGGCGCGGAGCCGGGAGAGCATCTCGCCCCGCCAGTCGCCGAGCTCGCCGATTCTCTCGTCGATCATCCGGGATGGAGATTTTTCTTCCCGAGATCCGCTCTCGCTCATGATGCTTTTTTCCTCTCGGGCCAAGCCGAACATGGGAGTTGAGGGTTGCCGCCAGAGAGGAGGGTCGGCTTCGCAACGGCTGGCTTGGCGGCGGTCTTCCCTGCAACCTTCGTGAACTCGATGGAGGTCTTGTTGGCCATGGCGTTCGCCCGCAGATACCCGTAGCGCCCAACTTCATCCCGCACGGCCCACCATATTTTTATCTAATACTCTGATATCAATGTTTTTTATGGGTGGTCGCGTGTTTTCTGTGGACCTCCCGCCCCCGGCCCCAGCGGCACCTTGCCGTGGCCGCCGGGAAGGTCGACGACGTAGGTCGGCTGGGCGATGCCCGACAGGCGGGCCGAGAGGGCGCGCATCAGGGCCCGGCCCTCGGCGATGGAGGTACGGAAATGCGCCGTGCCGGGGGCGAGGTCGAGGTGGTGGAGATAGTAAGGGTTGACGCGGTTCACCACGAACGCGCGCATCAACGCCTCCAGCACGTCGGCGTCGTCGTTGACGCCCTTGAGCAGGACGCTCTGGCTCAGGAGCACGATGCCGGCATCGGCCAGGCGGGCCAGCGCCGCCCTGCCGGCGGGCGTGAATTCGCGGGGATGGTTGGCGTGGATGGCGACATAGACGGCGCCGGGAAAGCGCTTGAGCGCCGCGATGAGCTTTTCGCTGAGCCGGCCGGGGTCGACCAGCGGCACCCGGGTATGCCAGCGCGTGACTTTGACATGGGCAATGCCCGCCGCCGCCTCGGCGATGAAGCCCATCCGCCGGGGGGAAAGCATGAAGGGGTCGCCGCCGCTGACGATCAGCTCGAAGATCCGCGGGCGCGCCGCGATGTAGGAAAAGGCATCCCGCAGCTCGGCCTCGGTGAGGGTGCCGGCGCCTTCGGGTCCGACGCTTTCGCGGCGAAAGCAGAAGCGGCAATAGACCGGGCAGGTATGCAAAGGCTTGAGCAGCACGCGGTCGGGATAGCGGTGAACCAGCCCCTTGAGCGGCGAGCGGGCGGCATCGCCGATCGGATCGGGGTCCTCCTCCGGCCGCCGGGTGAGCTCGGCTTCCGAGGGCAGGAACTGGCGGCCGATGGGATCGGCGGGGTCGGCGGGATCGATCAGCGCCGCCATGGCCGGGGTCAGCCCCACCGCATGGCCGGCGGCGGCGGCTTCCAGCGCCGGGCCATCGGCGGCCGGCACCAGCCCGGCGGCGATCAGCTCGGCGACGCTGCGCAGCGGCGGGGCGACGGGCAACGTGCGGATCCTGGGGTCGGCGCTCATGCCGGTTCCACCGTCGGGGTCCATTGGACGTCCTCGATGCGCGGCGCCCCCAGCAGCAGCATGACCAGCCGGTCGAACCCGAGCGCCGCGCCCGAGGCTTCCGGCATCAGGGGCAGCGCGGCCAGGAAGTCCTCGTCGATGGGATAGCGCTCGCCATAGAGGCGGGCCTTCTCCTCCATGTCGGCTTCGAAGCGGCGCCGCTGCTCGTCGGCGTCCCGCAACTCGCCGAAGGCGTTGGCGAGTTCCAGCCCGCAGGCAAACATCTCGAAGCGCTCGGCCACCTGGGGCTGACCGGGCTTGCGCCGGGCCAGCGCCGCTTCCGGCAGCGGATAGTCGCAAAGAATCGTCACCCGGCCGTTGCCGATGGCGGGCTCGACCTTTTCCGCCATCACCCGGCTGAAGATGTCCGACCAGGTGTCGTCATCGGCGACGCGCACGCCGGCATCCATGGCTGCCTTGGCCAGCGGCTCGCGGAGCGCCAGGCCGGCGGGGTCGAGCGTCGCCAGAAGGTCGATGCCGGCGTGGCGGGTGAAGGCGTCGGCCACGGACAGCCGCTCCGGCGCCTCGAAGGGGTCGGCCACGCGGTTGCCATGGCGCAGCGTGGTCGCCCCCGCGGCCTCGGTGGCGACGCGCAGAATCGCGTCGCAATCGTCCATCAGCGCCGAGTAACTCTCCTCGGCGCGATACCATTCCAGCATCACGAATTCCCGGGCGTGGCGGACGCCCGATTCGCGGTTGCGAAAGACCCTGGCGAAGTCGAAGATTTTCCGCTCTCCGGCGGCCAGCAGCTTTTTCAAGGCAAATTCGGGGGACGTGTGGAGGTAAAGCGGCCGGGCCTGCCCGTCGGGGGTCAGGGCCTGCGTGGCGAAGGCATGGAGATGGGTCTCGTTGCC encodes the following:
- a CDS encoding 4'-phosphopantetheinyl transferase family protein, with the translated sequence MAGDSVVLWWLGVEGVAAADWPRLEALLDDTERARARRFHFDRDRLSYTAAHALARGLLSAWAGGEPSAWRFTIGPHGKPEVLTPVTSPRLRVNLSHTRGLAAAVVTEEHDVGIDVEWLDRRPANGDLARRFFAPAECAQLEAFPPALADEAFLSIWTLKEAYIKATGKGLAQPLDSFAFTLDPLAIRFEPGVEDDAADWQFRQFHPTPRHLMALALRHPPSDGVTITASAVDADRLCRQAEAAGPGRISLR
- a CDS encoding DUF1801 domain-containing protein, with the translated sequence MSESGSREEKSPSRMIDERIGELGDWRGEMLSRLRALIKQVDPEVVEEWKWRGVPVWYHDGMICTGETYKNVVKMTFAKGAALDDPSGLFNSSLDGNTRRAIDFHEGEEIDEEALKALIRAAVTLNASGAHG
- a CDS encoding lysine-2,3-aminomutase-like protein, whose amino-acid sequence is MDPDGGTGMSADPRIRTLPVAPPLRSVAELIAAGLVPAADGPALEAAAAGHAVGLTPAMAALIDPADPADPIGRQFLPSEAELTRRPEEDPDPIGDAARSPLKGLVHRYPDRVLLKPLHTCPVYCRFCFRRESVGPEGAGTLTEAELRDAFSYIAARPRIFELIVSGGDPFMLSPRRMGFIAEAAAGIAHVKVTRWHTRVPLVDPGRLSEKLIAALKRFPGAVYVAIHANHPREFTPAGRAALARLADAGIVLLSQSVLLKGVNDDADVLEALMRAFVVNRVNPYYLHHLDLAPGTAHFRTSIAEGRALMRALSARLSGIAQPTYVVDLPGGHGKVPLGPGAGGPQKTRDHP
- the epmA gene encoding EF-P lysine aminoacylase EpmA gives rise to the protein MTERWWIPSRHQDRRARLLARNRVKSALRAHFEGEGFLEVEAAALQVSPGNETHLHAFATQALTPDGQARPLYLHTSPEFALKKLLAAGERKIFDFARVFRNRESGVRHAREFVMLEWYRAEESYSALMDDCDAILRVATEAAGATTLRHGNRVADPFEAPERLSVADAFTRHAGIDLLATLDPAGLALREPLAKAAMDAGVRVADDDTWSDIFSRVMAEKVEPAIGNGRVTILCDYPLPEAALARRKPGQPQVAERFEMFACGLELANAFGELRDADEQRRRFEADMEEKARLYGERYPIDEDFLAALPLMPEASGAALGFDRLVMLLLGAPRIEDVQWTPTVEPA